Genomic window (bacterium):
CCAACCGTATAGTAGTTAGATTTTTCTTGAATTCTTCTAACTCCTCCATAAATGGTTTAATATCAACGCCATAAATATAACCTTTCTTATCCCACCACAATTTAATTCTTCCCAATTCCTTGGTTGGTTTCCCCTTCAAGGGACGGAATTTTAGCACCAGTTCATCATTAAATGGAATATATGAAATTATCTTCATCTTTCGCCTCCAGAGACCAATAACAGGAAAGCAAGAAGTCCTCCTAAAACAAGTAAAGTCTTCTCTTGATCTTCCTTTTTCAGCTTTAATGAGCTCACATAGGTAGATAATTTGATTAAAGCCTGTTGATATTGATAGGGATCGTATTCAATATACTCCACCCCCTGTAATGCTGCCAAGTCCTTTTGGTCTATTCCTTTTTCTACAATAGGAATGACTGCTTTATTGCATCGTAAGGAATACCCTATTTCTTGTTGTGCCCAATTCGATCTTATCCCATTCCTCGTTAGTAGGGCAACCACACAATCAGACCTTCCGATTTGTTCAAATACTTTCTTGTCCACCCGTTCGCCCGGGGCGAGATACCACTCTGCAACAAACACTTCTACCCCAAACTTCGAGAGTAAATTCGCCAGTGATATAACTACTCCCTGATCCCGGGTGCTATGGCTTATGAAGACTTTATATGCCATTTTTACCTCCAATTTTTAGGCACGGCATTGCATATAACGGTTCCCGATGTAAAAGAAGTTTTGCGAAGCAAAATTTGGACGAAGTGAAACGAAGTCTTTTACACCATGTTAGCCGACGTCGGATTAAAACCTAAGCACCCCCTAATCATTATAGTTGGAGCCTTTCGCTCATCCGCACCCCGGGACCCATTGCTCTGCAATGGGTACCCCGAAAATGCGAACCCAAAGGGTTCGAGCGAAGCGTCATTTTGGTTATCGTTCTTGGCGGAAAAGAAGCCCAAAAGGTTTGGACTTCAGTCTTTTGTGCCATGTTATATGAAGTTCGGCAACATTCTCTTATTTGTTAACCCTTCAAACAGAGGCTATCTCTACTTTAGGTCTAACTAATCTGGACTTTCTTACAGGAGCAAGTTTTTTAACCTTCACAAACACCAGCGGCTGATCTTTTTCCCTCCTTGCCTTTGCTATTTTTAGATTTTTCTCTGCCAGTTCCTGATCATATTCGGGTAGAATCACCACTACCGCATCCTTAGGTATACGCTTTGCAACTTCAGGATGCTCTAAAATATACCTGCTAAACTCTGTGGTAAGCACTAAATTTTTCTCAAATAGTTCCTGCTTGTTTATTGTTTTATCTCCTTTTCATATCTTTTACGATACCACTCCCAGTTTGACTTAATATCAAACTGGGCAAAGCTTAATGCCTCATTATAGTCCCAGTAGGAAAGAGGCACTTTCTCTACTGAATCATCTGGATGCATTCTATCAAGGTGTGCAAACCCATGGGCAGTATCATATCGGCGCGGCGGCTGAGCCGTGCGAGCGGAGGCGAGCTTGCTCGCCGATGCGAGCATCGGCTCCAGCCGCTTGTTCGGCCGCCGCGAGCGTAGCGAGCGA
Coding sequences:
- a CDS encoding DUF5647 family protein yields the protein MNKQELFEKNLVLTTEFSRYILEHPEVAKRIPKDAVVVILPEYDQELAEKNLKIAKARREKDQPLVFVKVKKLAPVRKSRLVRPKVEIASV
- a CDS encoding toll/interleukin-1 receptor domain-containing protein, with protein sequence MAYKVFISHSTRDQGVVISLANLLSKFGVEVFVAEWYLAPGERVDKKVFEQIGRSDCVVALLTRNGIRSNWAQQEIGYSLRCNKAVIPIVEKGIDQKDLAALQGVEYIEYDPYQYQQALIKLSTYVSSLKLKKEDQEKTLLVLGGLLAFLLLVSGGER